The Arthrobacter russicus genome has a segment encoding these proteins:
- a CDS encoding J domain-containing protein, whose translation MSGGYRTYYQILRVEVTADEKQVKAAYRRAARSTHPDQGGNAEEFRLVTEAYQTLIDPAKRAVYDRGYAPAGTASQGSAAPNGSGPRVAEPRPAGQRPGSNRGPSATDLPSFVPPFGSAEAAPLSLDLASRQIHGAPRKRGLFGAQARLIREARTIELLQQQILNKYPSARLVNGLVSPIDKSHLDHLVLVGYRMAVVSSMMVPEGAYRWNGSTLVHGQRGVEAPRLLPAAHALAKLFPECTVSAWIVVHSPGGNPFEPVIDYTRGNEPDGGPHLNVVGAARLGRELGSFLAAGEKPNTVDLQILSRLLGGMY comes from the coding sequence GTGAGCGGCGGATACCGCACGTACTACCAAATCCTGCGGGTCGAAGTGACCGCGGACGAGAAACAGGTCAAAGCGGCCTACCGCCGAGCGGCCCGGAGCACGCACCCGGACCAAGGCGGCAACGCCGAGGAGTTCCGCTTGGTCACCGAGGCCTACCAGACCTTGATCGACCCGGCGAAGCGCGCGGTCTACGACCGGGGCTACGCACCCGCCGGCACGGCGTCGCAAGGCTCCGCTGCGCCGAACGGCTCCGGCCCACGGGTCGCAGAACCCCGGCCGGCCGGGCAGCGGCCGGGCAGCAACCGGGGCCCCTCGGCCACCGATTTGCCGAGCTTCGTACCACCCTTCGGCAGTGCCGAAGCAGCGCCGTTGTCCTTGGACTTGGCCAGCCGGCAGATCCACGGCGCACCGCGTAAACGGGGCTTGTTCGGCGCGCAGGCCCGGCTGATCCGGGAAGCCCGCACGATCGAGTTGCTGCAGCAGCAGATCCTGAACAAATACCCTTCCGCGCGCTTGGTCAACGGTCTGGTCTCGCCGATCGATAAGAGCCATCTGGACCATTTGGTACTGGTCGGCTACCGGATGGCGGTGGTTTCTTCGATGATGGTCCCCGAGGGCGCCTACCGGTGGAACGGCAGTACCTTGGTGCACGGACAGCGCGGGGTCGAAGCTCCGCGCCTGCTGCCGGCCGCCCATGCGCTGGCGAAACTCTTCCCGGAATGCACGGTCTCGGCCTGGATCGTGGTGCACTCCCCCGGCGGCAATCCCTTCGAGCCGGTGATCGACTACACCCGGGGAAACGAGCCCGACGGCGGCCCGCACCTGAACGTCGTCGGCGCGGCCCGCCTGGGCCGGGAACTGGGCTCTTTCTTGGCGGCCGGCGAAAAGCCGAACACCGTGGACCTGCAGATCTTGTCCCGGCTGCTCGGCGGCATGTACTGA
- a CDS encoding tRNA (cytidine(34)-2'-O)-methyltransferase — protein sequence MFRILFYTPEIPGNTGNAIRLAAITGAELHLVEPLGFDLDDAKLRRAGLDYHELAVLHVHPDLAAAWAALQPERVFAFTSDGETGYADIAYQAGDVLMFGPESVGLPAGVKADPRVTARVRLPMLPGLRSLNLANSASIAVYEAWRQHDFAGAVR from the coding sequence GTGTTCCGCATACTCTTCTACACGCCCGAAATTCCCGGCAACACCGGGAACGCCATCCGGCTCGCCGCGATCACCGGCGCCGAACTCCACTTGGTGGAGCCCCTCGGTTTCGACCTGGATGACGCCAAACTCCGCCGGGCCGGACTGGATTACCACGAGCTGGCAGTGCTGCACGTGCACCCCGATTTGGCCGCCGCGTGGGCGGCGCTGCAGCCGGAACGGGTTTTCGCCTTCACCTCGGACGGCGAGACCGGATATGCCGACATCGCGTACCAGGCCGGCGACGTCCTGATGTTCGGGCCGGAGTCGGTCGGGCTGCCGGCCGGGGTGAAAGCCGACCCGCGGGTCACCGCACGGGTCCGGCTGCCGATGCTGCCCGGCTTGCGTTCCCTGAACCTGGCCAATTCGGCGTCGATCGCGGTCTATGAAGCCTGGCGGCAACACGACTTCGCCGGCGCGGTACGCTGA
- a CDS encoding class I SAM-dependent methyltransferase, which yields MNPSTPNSARIGITSRDPGLAFTDGALQFEAWSEALWDPAARTVVRTAALQPGEKVLDACCGSGAATLPAALAVGPEGSVDGVDLSSGLLALAGKKLAEAQILNATLTHADVTAWRGHRTFDAVLCSYSIFFFNQMADGVQHLASMLRPGGRMVLNTWVRGALSPLAELILQAAITERPRLAEVVPLANQNMDLISAPEAFADWLTGCGLESVQVSMHPLTLRVDAEMAWALVMGSGWRTLLPRDPEAISRVRQEFLGSVRALGDTVEFNSDTLVAEAVRR from the coding sequence ATGAACCCGAGCACTCCGAACAGCGCCAGGATCGGCATCACTTCCCGGGATCCGGGTTTGGCCTTCACCGACGGGGCGCTGCAGTTCGAAGCCTGGTCCGAGGCGCTCTGGGATCCGGCAGCCCGTACCGTGGTGCGGACTGCCGCCTTGCAGCCGGGCGAGAAAGTCCTCGATGCCTGTTGCGGTTCCGGCGCAGCGACGCTTCCCGCCGCGCTCGCGGTGGGCCCGGAAGGCAGCGTGGACGGCGTCGACCTTTCTTCCGGACTGTTGGCTTTGGCCGGCAAGAAGCTCGCCGAAGCGCAGATCCTCAACGCGACGCTGACCCATGCCGACGTCACGGCTTGGCGCGGCCACCGGACGTTCGACGCCGTGCTCTGTTCCTACTCGATCTTTTTCTTCAACCAAATGGCCGACGGCGTGCAGCACTTGGCCTCGATGCTCCGCCCGGGCGGCCGGATGGTGCTGAACACCTGGGTCCGCGGCGCGCTCTCCCCGCTGGCCGAACTGATCCTGCAAGCTGCGATCACCGAGCGGCCACGGCTGGCCGAGGTGGTTCCGTTGGCCAACCAGAACATGGATCTGATTTCGGCTCCGGAGGCCTTCGCCGATTGGCTCACCGGTTGCGGTTTGGAGTCGGTCCAGGTCAGCATGCATCCGCTGACCCTGCGGGTGGATGCCGAAATGGCCTGGGCCTTGGTCATGGGCAGCGGCTGGCGTACGTTGCTGCCTCGCGACCCGGAAGCGATTTCCCGGGTCCGGCAGGAATTCCTCGGCTCGGTCCGGGCCCTGGGCGACACCGTCGAATTCAACTCCGACACCTTGGTGGCCGAGGCCGTCCGCAGATGA
- a CDS encoding class I SAM-dependent methyltransferase: MTAGWDQGAAEFARWARQLWQPLAVPLIEAARLSPGDRVFDACCGTGASALLAAQAVGADGQVDAVDASAGMIDQAKSAAVPEQLDFRVADALTWPGSGYHAVLCGFGIFFLGDQSAALASLADRLAPGGRIALSVWQGRPFDALTRLVLAACAAEGAGVGGPSAEAKNIGELNSPSKLTDFLRGAGLREVAVAAVRHRVPLTPDSAWSFVHSSLLRSALPADPAALARVKARLAGSLGGVELQADALIGSARR, encoded by the coding sequence ATGACCGCCGGATGGGACCAGGGCGCAGCGGAATTCGCCCGCTGGGCCCGGCAGCTCTGGCAACCGCTCGCGGTGCCGCTGATCGAGGCGGCCCGGCTCTCCCCGGGCGACCGGGTCTTCGACGCCTGCTGCGGCACTGGAGCCTCGGCGCTGCTGGCCGCGCAAGCCGTCGGCGCCGACGGCCAGGTCGATGCGGTCGATGCTTCGGCCGGCATGATCGACCAGGCCAAGTCCGCAGCGGTGCCGGAACAACTCGATTTCCGCGTGGCCGATGCCCTGACCTGGCCCGGCTCCGGTTATCACGCGGTGCTCTGCGGCTTCGGGATCTTTTTCCTCGGTGACCAGTCCGCGGCTCTGGCCTCGTTGGCAGACCGTTTGGCCCCCGGCGGCCGAATCGCGCTCAGCGTCTGGCAAGGCCGGCCTTTCGATGCCTTGACCCGCTTGGTCCTGGCCGCCTGCGCCGCCGAAGGCGCCGGCGTCGGCGGGCCCTCAGCCGAGGCCAAGAACATCGGCGAGCTCAATTCCCCGAGCAAGCTGACCGATTTCTTGCGCGGCGCCGGGCTGCGGGAGGTCGCGGTCGCAGCAGTCCGGCACCGGGTGCCTTTGACTCCGGATTCCGCTTGGAGTTTCGTCCATTCCAGCTTGCTGCGCTCCGCGCTCCCCGCCGATCCGGCGGCCCTCGCCCGGGTCAAAGCCCGCCTGGCCGGTTCGCTGGGCGGCGTCGAACTGCAGGCCGATGCGCTGATCGGCTCGGCCCGGCGCTGA
- the sigK gene encoding ECF RNA polymerase sigma factor SigK, with protein MDTPKTNETTTGSPVRSGDGQEALADLIRSTADGDQQAFAELYRLTSRRVYGMARRVLIDAELAQDAAQEVYLQIWQNAAKFDAASGSPLAWLMTIAHRRAVDKVRSAQSSADREAKYGATSQSIEHDEVADAVSDRIDAESVVKCLATLTDTQQESVKLAYYGGLTYREVAEKLGAAVPTVKSRIRDGLLRLKSCLEVN; from the coding sequence ATGGATACCCCAAAGACGAACGAAACGACCACTGGAAGCCCGGTGCGCTCCGGCGATGGCCAGGAAGCCTTGGCGGATCTGATCCGGTCCACGGCCGACGGCGATCAGCAGGCCTTTGCGGAGCTGTACCGGCTGACCTCACGCCGGGTCTACGGCATGGCCCGGCGGGTTTTGATCGACGCCGAACTAGCCCAGGATGCCGCCCAGGAGGTCTACCTCCAGATCTGGCAGAACGCGGCCAAATTCGATGCCGCTTCCGGCTCGCCACTCGCCTGGCTGATGACCATCGCGCATCGCCGCGCGGTGGACAAAGTGCGCTCGGCGCAGAGCTCGGCCGACCGGGAGGCCAAATACGGTGCCACCAGTCAGAGCATCGAGCACGATGAAGTCGCAGATGCGGTCAGCGACCGGATCGATGCCGAGTCAGTGGTCAAATGCTTGGCGACCTTGACCGACACGCAACAGGAATCGGTCAAGCTCGCCTATTACGGCGGTTTGACCTATCGCGAGGTGGCCGAGAAGTTGGGCGCCGCAGTACCCACCGTGAAATCACGGATCAGAGACGGATTATTGAGATTGAAATCATGTTTGGAGGTGAACTGA
- a CDS encoding anti-sigma factor gives MSENFAEDIRSDLASGHVLELAELYALNALSDQERAEVDHFLASSAASVQAEFADRLRLARETIATAYGSVEAEPPSSLFDRISAQISAGSVPQALAEPSVAASVATEAARREAPDTETRRTGPAGEFPVPNVPDDLAARRAAKSDAADGKRRPVRAWLIASAAAAAVVVAAALGVNGIIAAQNSPTNQVISASDVKVSTVQVQGGGDAKISVSAEKDSAVVQMSGVPAPSAGKTYQLWLLPQAGSAPISVGLMGSSTELDQPALVTGIKGAQAVAITVEPAGGSEKPTSLPVMFSKFDA, from the coding sequence ATGAGCGAAAACTTCGCCGAAGACATCCGCAGCGACCTCGCGTCCGGGCACGTCCTGGAACTTGCCGAGCTGTATGCACTCAACGCCTTGAGCGATCAAGAACGCGCGGAGGTCGATCATTTCCTGGCTTCCTCCGCGGCTTCCGTGCAAGCCGAGTTCGCCGATAGATTGCGGCTGGCCCGGGAAACGATCGCCACGGCCTACGGAAGTGTCGAAGCGGAACCACCCAGCTCGCTCTTCGACCGGATCAGCGCGCAGATTTCGGCCGGATCCGTGCCGCAAGCCCTCGCTGAGCCGTCAGTCGCTGCTTCAGTGGCCACTGAAGCAGCGCGCCGCGAAGCACCGGACACGGAAACTCGGCGCACCGGCCCGGCGGGTGAGTTCCCGGTGCCAAACGTGCCGGACGATTTGGCGGCCCGTCGGGCGGCCAAATCCGATGCTGCCGACGGCAAACGGCGGCCCGTCCGGGCTTGGCTGATCGCCAGCGCGGCCGCCGCCGCGGTGGTGGTTGCCGCCGCGCTGGGCGTCAATGGCATCATCGCGGCGCAAAACAGCCCGACCAACCAGGTGATCTCGGCCTCCGACGTCAAGGTTTCCACGGTTCAGGTGCAAGGCGGTGGCGATGCCAAGATCAGTGTCTCGGCGGAAAAGGACTCCGCGGTGGTGCAGATGTCCGGAGTTCCGGCACCGAGCGCCGGCAAGACCTACCAGCTCTGGCTGCTGCCGCAAGCCGGCAGCGCACCGATTTCAGTCGGTTTGATGGGCTCCAGCACGGAATTGGACCAGCCGGCCTTGGTCACCGGGATCAAGGGCGCTCAGGCAGTGGCGATTACGGTCGAACCTGCCGGCGGCTCGGAAAAGCCCACCTCGTTGCCGGTGATGTTCTCGAAATTCGACGCTTGA
- a CDS encoding MerR family transcriptional regulator has product MAQAWSISEVAKMARVSSRALRHYHQIGLLQPSWTAHNGYRYYEQAELLKLQRILLLRELGIGLETIAEVLDGQTDEYRALQAHHRWVLAERDRMSQLARTLESTMAAMHEGAEMSAAEMFDGFGKNPYAEEAIERWGKAAMDRAKASWTAMGETGRQSAADELIAVNELLAECQKEGRAADDPKLQSVIERHYRWIRLSWTPEADGYLNLGQMYVDDERFRAYYEKAGVNPEYLLAGMKVYAAKQL; this is encoded by the coding sequence GTGGCCCAGGCGTGGAGCATTTCCGAGGTTGCCAAAATGGCGCGGGTCTCATCCCGGGCCCTGCGCCATTACCACCAGATCGGACTGCTCCAGCCGTCCTGGACTGCGCACAATGGTTACCGCTACTACGAGCAGGCCGAGCTGCTGAAGTTGCAACGGATCCTGCTGCTGCGCGAGCTGGGCATCGGATTGGAAACGATCGCGGAAGTGCTCGACGGCCAGACCGACGAATACCGGGCCCTGCAAGCGCATCACCGATGGGTGCTGGCCGAACGGGACCGGATGTCGCAACTGGCCCGGACGCTCGAGAGCACCATGGCGGCAATGCACGAAGGAGCCGAAATGAGCGCTGCAGAAATGTTCGACGGGTTCGGGAAAAACCCTTATGCAGAAGAGGCCATCGAACGCTGGGGCAAAGCCGCGATGGATCGGGCCAAGGCGTCGTGGACCGCAATGGGCGAAACCGGCCGGCAAAGCGCGGCCGACGAGTTGATCGCGGTCAACGAACTCCTGGCCGAGTGCCAGAAGGAAGGCCGTGCGGCCGACGATCCGAAGCTGCAGTCCGTGATCGAACGGCATTACCGTTGGATCCGGTTGAGCTGGACACCCGAGGCGGACGGCTATCTGAACCTCGGGCAGATGTACGTCGACGACGAGCGATTCCGGGCCTACTACGAGAAGGCCGGAGTCAACCCGGAATACCTGCTTGCCGGCATGAAGGTCTACGCCGCGAAGCAGCTCTGA
- a CDS encoding electron transfer flavoprotein subunit alpha/FixB family protein, whose protein sequence is MRNIVVFIDQPGSALGKAGKELLTFARGLGAPVAAVAGELSEAVRAELGEYGVAQVLNSNQAELFEYSIVPKAEFLAVAAQRVDAQLVLTGNSAEHKEIAARLAVLLDAGVISDAVGVVADADAGIQVEKLVLAGSYTVSASVRSAIGIVALKANGVEPEAAGSSSAAAVETVEVPFSELALRARIASRQARPASGRPELSEARIVVAGGRGVDGDFGPVEELADLLGAAVGASRAATDAGWIDHSAQVGQTGKTVSPQLYISVGISGAIQQKAGMQTSKFIVAVNQDAESPVFEIADLGIVGDLFTVLPQAIEEIKRRRA, encoded by the coding sequence ATGCGCAACATTGTGGTTTTCATCGATCAGCCCGGCTCGGCTCTGGGCAAAGCCGGCAAAGAGCTTTTGACCTTCGCCCGCGGTCTGGGTGCACCGGTCGCAGCGGTGGCCGGGGAACTCTCCGAAGCCGTCCGGGCCGAACTCGGCGAGTACGGCGTGGCACAGGTGCTGAACAGCAATCAGGCGGAATTGTTCGAGTATTCCATCGTGCCCAAAGCGGAGTTCCTGGCGGTCGCGGCACAACGAGTGGACGCACAGCTCGTGCTGACCGGGAATTCCGCCGAACACAAAGAGATCGCCGCCCGTCTCGCGGTGCTGTTGGACGCCGGAGTGATTTCGGATGCGGTGGGGGTCGTGGCCGACGCCGATGCCGGAATCCAGGTCGAAAAGCTGGTTCTCGCGGGCTCGTACACGGTATCGGCCAGCGTCCGCAGCGCGATCGGGATCGTCGCGCTCAAAGCCAACGGCGTCGAGCCGGAAGCGGCCGGCAGCAGCTCGGCGGCCGCGGTCGAAACTGTGGAGGTGCCGTTTTCCGAGCTCGCGTTGCGCGCCCGGATCGCTTCCCGCCAGGCGCGGCCGGCCAGTGGCCGGCCGGAGCTTTCCGAGGCTCGGATCGTGGTGGCCGGCGGCCGGGGCGTCGACGGTGACTTCGGCCCGGTCGAAGAGCTCGCGGATCTGCTCGGAGCCGCGGTCGGGGCTTCCCGTGCGGCGACCGATGCCGGTTGGATCGACCATTCGGCGCAGGTCGGCCAGACCGGGAAAACGGTGTCGCCGCAACTGTACATTTCGGTGGGGATTTCCGGCGCGATCCAGCAAAAAGCCGGCATGCAGACGTCGAAATTCATCGTTGCAGTGAACCAGGATGCGGAGTCGCCGGTTTTCGAGATCGCCGATCTGGGCATCGTGGGCGATCTGTTCACGGTCTTGCCGCAGGCGATCGAAGAAATCAAACGCCGCAGAGCCTGA
- a CDS encoding electron transfer flavoprotein subunit beta/FixA family protein — MTIVVLVKYVPDAQFDRHLDGARHTIDRAESILSELDEYPLEAALQLAEARGGASAGNRIIAVTMGPESASAAVKKALQIGAYEGVHLSDPALAGSDVAGTSKALAALIDSLGPVDLVLTGMASTDGETSLVPAQLAARLGFGQATFAAALELDGDLAVVRRDGDAFSEVIEVQLPAVISVTDQINDPRYPNFKGIMAAKKRKIEVLTLAGIGLDPATVGASGAQAVVARSQPVPARGAGVLITDSGDAGIALVDFLADQKLL; from the coding sequence TTGACCATTGTGGTCTTGGTGAAATATGTCCCGGACGCCCAATTCGACCGGCACCTCGACGGCGCGCGGCACACGATCGACCGGGCCGAGAGCATCCTTTCCGAATTGGACGAATACCCCTTGGAAGCCGCTTTGCAGTTGGCCGAGGCACGCGGCGGGGCCTCGGCCGGAAATCGGATCATCGCGGTGACCATGGGGCCGGAAAGCGCCTCCGCCGCGGTCAAGAAAGCGTTGCAGATCGGCGCTTACGAAGGTGTCCATTTGAGCGACCCGGCGCTCGCCGGCTCAGATGTGGCCGGAACGTCCAAAGCCTTGGCCGCACTGATCGATTCCTTGGGGCCGGTGGATTTGGTATTGACCGGGATGGCCTCGACGGACGGCGAGACCTCGCTGGTGCCGGCGCAGCTGGCCGCCCGCCTAGGATTCGGCCAAGCGACGTTCGCGGCCGCTCTGGAGCTGGACGGCGATCTGGCGGTAGTCCGGCGGGACGGCGACGCGTTTTCCGAAGTCATCGAGGTGCAGTTGCCCGCGGTGATCTCGGTGACCGATCAGATCAACGATCCGCGATACCCGAATTTCAAAGGGATCATGGCCGCGAAAAAGCGGAAGATCGAGGTGCTGACGCTGGCCGGAATCGGCCTCGACCCGGCAACCGTGGGCGCTTCCGGAGCCCAGGCGGTCGTGGCACGATCGCAGCCGGTCCCAGCGCGGGGCGCCGGTGTGCTGATCACCGATTCGGGGGACGCCGGAATCGCCTTGGTCGATTTCTTGGCCGACCAGAAATTGCTTTGA
- a CDS encoding ABC transporter ATP-binding protein codes for MNPTILSTRNLQKSYRTGHTPDGQPNRAVALAGVDLDLRGGESVAIMGASGSGKTTLLHCLAGIITPDAGEVTFHGPAGHQTISALRESERSKLRRESFGFVFQQGLLLPELTALENVALALMLNGSKRELAEGYAARWLGALGLSGMEQRRIGELSGGQAQRVAIARAQVTGASVIFADEPTGALDSRTSAEVMSALLDSTVGMGKTLIVVTHDPSVAQRCGRLVELHDGRIVRDSAPIQAQAAVR; via the coding sequence ATGAATCCAACAATTCTCAGCACCCGAAACCTGCAGAAGAGCTACCGCACCGGCCATACTCCTGACGGGCAGCCGAACCGCGCCGTGGCACTCGCCGGAGTGGACCTGGACCTGCGTGGCGGCGAATCAGTCGCGATCATGGGCGCTTCCGGCTCTGGAAAAACCACGCTTTTGCACTGCCTCGCCGGGATCATCACCCCCGACGCCGGCGAAGTCACTTTCCACGGGCCTGCCGGCCATCAGACGATCAGCGCCCTGCGCGAATCCGAAAGGTCCAAGCTGCGCCGGGAGTCCTTCGGCTTCGTCTTCCAACAGGGTTTGCTGCTGCCCGAGCTGACTGCCTTGGAAAACGTGGCATTGGCCCTGATGCTCAACGGCAGCAAACGGGAACTCGCGGAAGGATACGCAGCACGCTGGCTCGGCGCGCTGGGGCTGTCCGGGATGGAGCAGCGCAGGATCGGCGAGCTTTCCGGCGGGCAGGCCCAGCGGGTCGCCATCGCCCGGGCACAGGTCACCGGGGCCAGTGTGATTTTCGCCGACGAGCCCACCGGAGCCCTGGATTCGCGCACTTCCGCCGAGGTGATGAGCGCTTTGCTGGACAGCACCGTGGGGATGGGCAAGACCCTGATCGTGGTGACCCACGATCCCTCGGTAGCACAACGCTGCGGACGCCTGGTCGAACTCCACGACGGACGGATCGTCCGGGATTCCGCTCCGATCCAGGCGCAGGCGGCGGTCCGATGA
- a CDS encoding permease: MSTATLTAAASGSGSQGLGTAFRLVKLTFRGGASRSTLVLPIVAFGLTTALLLTVLAGALSFFRWTDEIAGFYQVLAGIAAALLVVPLLALGGSAARLSARRRDEKLSTLRLLGGTPALVGTMTVLESSLLAVAGALAGIVGYFGLLPLVAMIPFRGRPLGVEALLLNPFAIVAVLCFIALLSVVSAAVGLRRVNISPLGVRTRANPPKVTWLRVVLGAVVVVAAYAAISGVQKSESVLTIAVVLVLGFGGTLGVLNLMGPAVIRAVAKAQLRRAQGPAKLLAARQILESPKAAWRQVSGVAMTSFIAVFAGTGLAAVGSASGSGSDELEMITDVRTGVIITLVISFLMVACSVGVNQASQVLDRADLLVSMERMGAPRKTMEAARARAVMLPLCLVALGSALIAAIVLFPLTALALLTDPTTVLVVALCLASGIALVWLSLKATAPVVSNVLRTPERF, translated from the coding sequence ATGAGCACTGCGACGCTCACCGCCGCCGCTTCGGGTTCCGGCTCTCAAGGCCTGGGCACCGCTTTCCGGTTGGTGAAACTGACCTTCCGTGGCGGCGCCAGTCGAAGCACCCTGGTGCTGCCGATCGTGGCGTTCGGGCTTACCACCGCTTTGCTGCTCACGGTCTTGGCCGGCGCCTTGTCCTTTTTCCGCTGGACCGATGAAATTGCTGGTTTCTATCAGGTATTGGCCGGAATCGCGGCGGCTTTGTTGGTGGTCCCGCTGCTGGCCCTGGGCGGCTCCGCGGCCAGGTTGTCGGCCCGGCGCCGGGATGAAAAACTTTCCACCCTGCGCTTGCTCGGCGGCACCCCGGCATTGGTCGGCACCATGACGGTTCTGGAATCCAGCCTTTTGGCCGTGGCCGGCGCGCTTGCCGGCATCGTGGGGTATTTCGGTTTGCTCCCGCTGGTCGCGATGATCCCGTTCCGGGGCCGGCCGTTGGGCGTCGAGGCGTTGTTACTGAATCCGTTCGCGATCGTCGCGGTGCTGTGCTTCATCGCCCTGCTCTCGGTGGTCAGCGCAGCCGTCGGGCTCCGCCGGGTCAACATCTCGCCGCTGGGCGTGCGCACCCGGGCCAACCCGCCCAAGGTGACCTGGCTGCGGGTCGTGCTCGGCGCCGTCGTCGTCGTCGCGGCCTATGCCGCGATCAGCGGCGTGCAGAAGTCCGAATCGGTGCTGACCATTGCGGTGGTTCTGGTGCTCGGTTTCGGCGGCACCCTCGGCGTGCTCAATCTGATGGGGCCGGCAGTGATCCGGGCCGTGGCCAAGGCGCAATTGCGCCGAGCACAGGGGCCGGCCAAGCTTTTGGCCGCCCGGCAGATCCTGGAGTCGCCGAAAGCCGCTTGGCGCCAAGTCTCCGGAGTCGCGATGACCAGTTTCATCGCGGTCTTCGCCGGGACCGGACTCGCCGCCGTCGGCTCGGCATCGGGCAGTGGCTCGGACGAGTTGGAAATGATCACCGACGTCCGTACCGGGGTCATCATCACCCTGGTGATTTCATTCCTGATGGTCGCATGCTCGGTGGGCGTGAACCAAGCCTCCCAGGTGCTCGACCGGGCTGATCTGCTGGTCAGCATGGAACGGATGGGCGCGCCGCGCAAAACCATGGAAGCCGCCCGCGCCCGCGCCGTCATGCTGCCGCTGTGCCTGGTGGCGCTCGGCTCCGCGCTGATCGCGGCGATCGTGTTGTTTCCCTTGACCGCGCTGGCGCTGCTGACCGATCCCACCACAGTGCTCGTGGTCGCGCTGTGCCTGGCAAGCGGAATCGCCCTGGTGTGGCTGAGTTTGAAGGCCACCGCACCGGTGGTTTCCAACGTCCTGCGCACACCAGAGCGATTCTGA